In Methanosphaera sp. ISO3-F5, a genomic segment contains:
- a CDS encoding Mur ligase family protein has protein sequence MVNKIKYAIAKNMANLSTYFLKILPTGGQSFPGLVYLKVTGKEGLEDLASKQIQRGSILVTGTNGKTTTTTMLIKLFSKDYNLSSSVGNNTIYSLATALLKQKSEFGVFEYGIRDIEHGTPDLICNTIQPIGVAYTNISREHTQVAGVKNPFENYVKAKTLLSQSMKNGVIITNGDDPYTTFIGKNKESDNKVMYYGLDLKNYEDIFEEKETKCPKCGNKLKYEKRYFNHRGIYSCDCGFSKPELNVKLTEYIKDNNNCKLTINADVYNYIQGKNIQYTLKLELPLIGLHNIYNCLTAITTYSVFSSSENIQQSLQEFFENYEFIVPPGRFEIWNIGNKVIGVGQGDNGDALKINSLFMKDFIQENLQFIYTTPDANEEEIFEDHAESIKALNPDNLIVMPGRTSLDAAEEYYNQLKDDYDATYVPIEFDFQQRINKIIEIINNSEYDSIFISGCGEEIVFWDELKKEIKKRCE, from the coding sequence ATGGTTAATAAGATAAAATATGCTATTGCAAAAAATATGGCAAACTTGTCCACATACTTTCTGAAAATTCTTCCAACCGGAGGACAAAGCTTCCCAGGATTAGTATACCTGAAAGTCACGGGCAAAGAAGGATTAGAAGATTTGGCTTCTAAACAAATCCAAAGGGGGTCAATACTTGTCACGGGAACAAACGGTAAAACAACCACCACAACAATGCTAATAAAACTCTTCTCAAAAGACTATAACCTATCATCAAGTGTAGGTAACAACACAATATACTCATTAGCAACAGCTCTACTAAAACAAAAATCAGAATTTGGAGTTTTCGAATATGGTATAAGAGATATCGAGCATGGAACTCCAGACTTAATCTGTAACACAATCCAACCAATAGGAGTAGCATATACTAATATATCAAGGGAACACACACAAGTGGCAGGAGTTAAAAACCCATTCGAAAATTATGTTAAAGCAAAAACGTTACTATCACAGTCAATGAAAAATGGTGTTATAATAACAAATGGGGACGATCCATACACAACATTCATAGGAAAAAACAAGGAATCAGATAATAAAGTAATGTACTATGGTCTAGACTTAAAAAATTATGAAGACATATTCGAAGAAAAGGAAACCAAATGTCCAAAATGTGGAAACAAACTCAAATATGAAAAACGTTACTTTAATCATAGAGGAATTTATTCATGTGACTGCGGATTCAGCAAACCAGAACTAAACGTTAAATTAACAGAATACATTAAAGACAATAATAATTGTAAATTAACAATAAATGCAGATGTATACAATTATATCCAGGGAAAAAACATTCAATACACTTTAAAACTAGAATTGCCATTAATAGGATTGCATAACATATACAATTGCTTAACTGCAATAACCACATACTCAGTTTTCTCATCAAGTGAAAACATTCAACAAAGTTTACAGGAATTCTTTGAAAACTATGAATTCATAGTACCACCGGGACGTTTTGAAATATGGAATATTGGAAACAAGGTAATAGGAGTAGGACAGGGAGATAATGGTGATGCATTAAAAATTAATTCATTATTCATGAAAGATTTTATCCAAGAAAACTTACAATTCATATATACAACACCCGATGCTAATGAGGAAGAAATATTTGAAGATCATGCAGAATCAATTAAAGCATTAAATCCTGATAATTTAATTGTTATGCCGGGTAGAACATCATTAGATGCAGCTGAGGAATATTATAATCAGTTAAAGGATGATTATGATGCAACATATGTTCCTATAGAATTTGACTTCCAGCAGAGAATAAACAAAATAATAGAAATTATAAATAATTCAGAATATGATTCAATATTTATCTCTGGTTGTGGTGAGGAAATAGTATTCTGGGATGAACTAAAAAAAGAAATTAAAAAAAGATGTGAATAA